The Psychrobacter sp. 28M-43 genome segment AGCAATGTTTGGACAGCCTGATATATGGCTATGAGCGTTACTTACAGCGAGTATTACGATGTTCTCTAAAGCACTGTTTATTATTATAATAGTTCATCAAATTATCGAGAATAGCATATATTTGGTCATCATCTTATTTTTATATATAGTGTCTAGCGTTCATAAATTTAATTGAAACTTAGACCGAATATATATGCAGTATTAAAGGCATATTGACCAATTTAAGGCAATAAGATCGCGTATAGCCAGTCGCTGAATATCTGATGTATTCAACGACTGACTATGGATGGAGTGTTGTCTATAAAGAATTTTAACGTTGCGGCCATGCTGTTTGATTATATCCAGAGCTAGGTTCAATGACGCAATGAACCTATTTGCCAATACCGGTACTACACACTAAGCACTAAGCACTAAGCACTAAGCACTAAGCATTGGTATAGCGACTTGCCTCAGGCATCCAGCGATGAATCAATTGACTGACATCTGCTTTTCGCGCAGGGTCTGCTATCAAATGCTTCGCTAACCGCTGAGCAATAGCGAATAATTGCTCATCACGGATCAGATCAGCCAGATAGTAGCCAACGTTACCTGTTTGACGTTTGCCTAACAGCTCTCCTGGCCCACGTAGCTCTAAGTCTTTTTGAGCAATGACGAAGCCATCAGTACTATCTCGTAGGACATTTAGTCGCTCTGTGCCAGTCTCCGATAGCGGCTTTTGATATAACAGTACACAGAAGCTTTTGGTCGAGCCACGTCCGACTCGCCCGCGTAGCTGATGCAATTGGGATAATCCCAAACGCTCCGCATTTTCGATAACCATCAATGACGCATTGGGCACATCGACCCCTACCTCGATGACAGTCGTCGCAATCAGCAAGTCCAAATTACCTGCTTTGAACTCCTGCATAATGGCTTGCTTATCAGCAGACTTCATTTTGCCATGCACTAGTCCAATACGAATATCTAGACGTTCATTTAAATCCTCATAAGTAGCTTCAGCTGCCTGCGCATCCAATACGCTAGAGGCCTCTACCAGTGAGCATACCCAATACGCTTGCCTGCCCGCTTCGCAATTAATCGCAATACGTTCTATGACTTCATCGCGTCGATTGCGATCGATAGTTACCGTCGTAATTGGGGTACGCCCCGGTGGCAATTCATCAATGATTGAGGTATCCATATCGCCATAAACGCTCATCGCTAAGGTTCTTGGAATCGGTGTTGCAGTCATGATTAGCTGGTGCGGGGTGCTATTAGCAACGCCTTTATTGGTCAATGCCATGCGCTGCTCAACACCGAATCGATGTTGCTCATCAATAATAACCAAACCTAACTTAGCGAACTGAACTTGCTCCTGAAACAATGCATGAGTACCGACCACCACTTGCACGGTGTTTTCTGCAACCGCTTCCAATGCTTCACGGCGCTGTTTGGCCGTTTGCTTACCGGCAAGCCAACCGACACCAATACCTAATGGCTCAAACCATTGTTTAAAATTCAGTAGATGCTGCTCTGCCAAAATCTCAGTCGGTGCCATTACCGCGACCTGCCAGCCACTATCGAGCGCATAACCTGCCGCCCCTGCTGCCACCAACGTCTTACCAGCACCCACATCTCCCTGTACCAGTCGTAGCATCGGAATTGAGGTCGCCATATCCGCAGTGATGTCTTTCATAACTCTTTTCTGCGCACCCGTTAAATCAAAAGGCAATGCGGAAAATAGCTTGTCAGCAAGAGGACTGTTGGTAGTGCATTTAGGCGCTTTATGCTGATGTAACTGCTGGCGACGATATAGCAAACTGAGCTGATGCGCAGTCAACTCTTCAATAATCAAGCGCTGGCAGGCGGCATGCGTACGGGCACTGAGTTGAGTGAATAGTTTGTATTGCTGAGACGCACTGGTATAAGTAGGCGGCGTATGCAGCAGTACCAATGCTTCAAATATCGTTAAATTATAGACATTATGCTGAGCAATACTGGCAGCGACGTTATGTATATCATTATCTGCCTGATAGGTAGAAGGGTTGGGTTTATATACGCTATTGCCAATCGCATTATCAGGCACGCTGCGTGCTAACGTTGAGAAAATATCTTCGGTATATTCGGCCTCTGATACTGTTGATTTAGATGGCTCAAAAGGCACTAATGGCAAATCGGATACAACTGCAAAGTCTTCAGCTGTAAACAATGTCATTGGCAGACCTTGGCTTCGAACCGTTTGCAATGCCAGCTTAATTAAAGTGCGCAGCTTGTTTTGATGTAAGCCTTTGACAGTAGGATAAATAGGCTGCAATCCCGTATCGGTCATGACTGTATTGTCAGTGATAACTTGATATTCAGGATGATGTATCTGCTTACCGTAACGGCTGACTTTAACCTCACCAAACAGCTGTAAGCGTGTTCCCAAATTCATAGTCTGTACCAGACCACGATAGACCTTAAAAAACCGCAACGATATCGTACCCGTATCATCGTCCACCGTCACAGTCATCCCACTACGCTTGGTATCAACATGGACGATGTGACCAGTAATTAGCGCTGATTGTCCATGTTCTACATCTGCGATTGATACCAGTCGACTGCGATCCTCATAATCACGGGGCAAATGTAGTAGCAAATCGAATATCCGCTTGATATTCAATTGCGCCAACTGCTCTGCGACTTTTACCCCTACACCTGCTAGCGCAGACACTGGCATATCTAGTGCTGACAGCGGTATATCAGATCTAAAGTGATCTAATGAGTTGGCTGAGGCATGACTCTCCGATATTGGCATTAAAGATCCTAACAATATTATTTTTAATTTTTGTATGCTAAATCAAACATTTTTAGTAGGCTGCACATGATGACTTGTACCACAGAATAGCGATAACGATAGTACGTATAAAAAATTCGACTCATTTCATTATAGCTGACAATACAATTGCTTATGCTAGGCTATTTAGTAAAATAGCATCTATACAGTCCATCTACTATAGATAAACCGCTTCTTCTCATCATATCAATAACTGATGTCTTATTTTTTGAATTCTGGCAATTTCGTAAGGTGTTTTTCTATGCTTATTTCTATTTTGCCTCGTCAGTTTCGTCACAATCTGATTCGTCATAATTTAAAACTACTGAGGTTGAGCTTAATACCAATTCTCGGTTTTTATATTAGTGCGTGTAGCATCTTGCCATCGACTACTCCCGCCACACCAGAGCCTGTTATTAAGGTCCCTACTGTCGCACTGGTGTTGGGTGGTGGCGGTGCGAAAGGGTTTGCCCATGTGGGCGTCATTAAAGCACTAGAAGAAAACGGTATCAAACCAACATTGGTAGTCGGGACGAGTGTGGGTAGCTTGATTGGCAGCTTATACGCCAGTGGTTACACGCCTGCACAGCTTGAGCAATTGGCATTGACCACTACTGATAGCCAGCTCACAGACTTTACCTTGTCCAATCAAGGTTTCATCGAAGGTATTAAGTTAAAAAACTTTATTAATAACAAAGTGAATGCGCGTGCCATAGAGGATTTCCCCATTGCTTTTGCGGCAATCGCAGCAGAAAAACACACTCTGAAGAAAACAGTCTTTACCACTGGCGATGCTGGGCTTGCCGTGCAAGCGTCCTGTAGCGTGCCTAATATTTTTATTGCCCCGCGCATTCCTGAAAAGGTCGGTAAAAAATATATCGACGGCGGTGTGGTCAGTTTAGTACCCGTAGATAGCGCCTATGACTTAGGTGCTGATATTGTCATTGCTGTAGATGTGACGGGAGTTCAAGGCAGTGATAGTACTAATAATCTAATACCGACTATGAACTCATTGAGTGACTTTTGGGGCTTTCTAGAAACCAATATTCTAGCTACCAACCTGACTGCTAATCGCTCCGCATCAAACCAGAGCGAACGAGATCGAGCAGATATTGTTATTACTCCCAATGTCAGTCGTAACAGTTCGATAGATACGAAGCAGCGGCGTAGTCTAATACAAGCAGGTGCTCAAGCTACAACGCCACAAATCAATGCAATTAAACAACTTATCCAAGAGAAATCTAGTAGCAAATATGCCACGCTGTAGCTCAGTATTTTTACTTACTTATCAGTAAAATTATCAAACGCCCTAACACATCATAAAAAAAAGCACCGCAGCTATAAACTGTGGTGCTTTTTTATTGGTAGCTTTCAGTACTAAATGGATAGTTTTCGGTGCTAATTGTATCAATGCTAGCTAAATTCTAATCCAAAAATTCAGGACTATTTGACGCGCGCGCGGTATTTTACAGCGACGGTATCATTTAGACCTACGCCTTCTAGGTCCCAACGTACCGCTTTATAGTATTTAAGCGCAACGTCTTGTAGTTGATTATCTACCTTGGTACGTAATGGCATACGAGCAAAGTTATTGCCATCTACACTGCCGTACGGGAATTCAGGAGCAACCGTTTTTAGTAGTTCTACCTGCTCTGGGATACTCATCGTAACGGTCATTTTACGGACGCGATCTGCATTGGTATTGGTAAAGTACCCCTGATACTCCAATACATTACCTGACTGCAAACGAGTATTGGTATCTACAGGGACAAGCACTTCTTGACCGTTGGCATCAACACTGACCAATGACGCTGTGATTCTGCTGTTAACGGCCTGAGCACTTGAGTTGCTGCTCTTATTGGCACTTGTCTGAATAGCCATTGAGCTATCAACCGCTTGCTCTGGTGTTGGCAGCATCGCTGAAGCTTGTGTGACTACCATTGCACCGATGAGCGTACCGGCAACAACGTGAAATAAGCGGTGGCCGCTCCAAGCACTGAACGGGCTAGCAAACTGGTTACTTTTTTTCATGATTTTCATTATCCCTGGTTGATATATCGGTAAAACACAGATGGTGCAACTTAAGTTATTTTTATAATTTGTTCAACAGATAAAAAGCATTACGATGTATATAAGATATCGCTGTGAAATAGTTCATACAATCTATCAAACACATGAACTCATTTATCTAACCTGATTATCTTCGCTCAGCATCTGTAAAGCAATAGCGCTTAGCATAACAAAAAGCATTTGTACGTACATTAACCCAGTGTTTAGGTTGTGTATATCAGCGATTGGCAATCAGAATGCTTGAATACAGCTGAAATAAAAGATAGCTCATAACCGCGTTTTTTGCTATGGTAAATCTTTAGCGTTAGGCATTTTTTTGCTGCGCCCCTTTTCTTATTCTAACGACTACTGCTCCCATTATGACTACTAGCTCCATGCCCCAGATCAACCCTGAATACGTCCATTGGTTCCGTAACTCTGCACCCTACATTAATACCCATCGCGGCAAAACTTTCGTGATCATGTTTGGTGGTGAAGCGGTCAATCATGCGAACTTCAGCACACTTATTCATGATTTTGCCTTGTTGCATAGCTTGGGTATCAAGCTAGTACTGGTACACGGGGCACGACCTCAAATCGAAAAGAACTTAAAAGACGCTAATATTGAATCGCCGCTACATCAAGACATCCGTATTACGCCACGTGCAGCGATGCCATCTATCTTACAAGCCGTTGGTGCTATTCGTTTACAGATTGAAGCTCAGCTATCAATGGGGCTAGCCAACTCTCCGATGTATGGTTCGCGTATTGATGCGATATCGGGTAATTTCGTGACAGCTCGCCCATACGGTATCCGTGAAGGTATTGATTACCAAATGACGGGTGAAGTGCGTTCTATTGATGTAGAAGCCATCAAAAACAACCTACTTCACGACCATATCGTTGTACTAGGCTCGATGGGCTACTCTGCGACTGGCGAAGTATTTAACTTATTAGCGGAAGATGTTGCTCTAAGCGCTGCCGTAGCACTTGGCGCTGATAAGCTTATATTCTTAGGTGAAGAAGCGGGTATCAACGACGACGATCGTTTATTACGTGAAATGATTCCTAATGAAGTTGATCGCTTCTTACGTGATCGTGATCTAAATTGTGAAATCAATTATTTCTTAAACTGTGCAAGCTTGGCCTGTCGTCAAGGTGTCCATCGCACGCATATTATTTCGTATGCCAAAAACGGCGCATTACTAGAAGAGCTATTCACACGTGATGGTTCTGGTACGCTGATTAGCCACGACCCTTATGAAGAAATTCGCCGTGCCAATATCGATGATGTGGTTGGTCTTATTGAGCTACTGTCACCTCTAGAAGAGCAAGGTATCTTGGTCAGCCGCTCACGTGAGCGCTTGGAGCAAGAGATTGATAACTATAGTGTGATTGAGCGTGATGGTATGATTTTGGGCTGTGCAGCATTGCATACGCTAGATTCAGAGTCAGCGGAAGTTGCCTGTGTTGCCGTACGTCCTGAATATCGTAGTGGTAGCCGCGGCGCAGATTTGTTAGCGTTTCTAGAGCAGCAAGCGCGCAGTCATGGTTTGTACAAGCTGTTTGTTTTGACCACTCGTACCGCGCATTGGTTCGTTGAGCAAGGCTTCGCTGAAGTTGAAGCCAGTGCTTTACCTGAAGCACGTTTAGAGAAGTACCATAACGGCCGCAACTCTAAAGTCTTTCAAAAGAATCTATAGTTTATCGCCAACTTGATATCGGCTTTATAAGATCGATATCAGTCTGAGGTAAAATATTAATCGTAAAAAAGCCTTCATATAATTATGAAGGCTTTTTTTAAGTTAAGTACCTAAACAATATTTGCTTTAGATACTTATTTTACTTTTAATAGCTCAACAGTAAAGATAAGCGTGCTGTTAGGCTCGATACCAGCGTTACCCGCTTCGCCATAAGCGATGTCTGATGGGATATAGAACTCGTATTTTCCGCCTTCTTTCATCAGCTGTAGACCTTCAGTCCAGCCAGCGATTACTTGGTTTAGTGGGAACTCAATTGGCTCACCGCGCTCATAAGAGCTATCAAATACTGTACCATCAAGCAATTTACCTTCGTAGTTTACTTCAACCACGTCAGTTGCTTTTGGTGATTTACCAGTACCTGCTTTGATAACTTTATACTGTAGACCAGACTCTGTTTGCTTCACGCCTTCTTTTTTAGCGTTTTCTGCTAAGAATGCAGTACCAGCGGCTTTATTTTCTGTCGCTTTGGTTTCCATGTCTTTAACAAACTGCTCTTCTTGTTCTTTTTGATAGTCCATCAATACTTGTTGCATTTGCTCTTGGGTCAATGCTGATTCATTGCCTTCGTAGCCATCACGGAAGCCTTTTTCAAAAGTATTTAGGTCTAGATCTTTGACAGCGTCTTTATTGCCTTCTGCCATCATGAAACCTAAGCTATAACCTACTTTTTCACTAGCTGAGCTTTGTTCAGTAATGGAAACGCTTTGAGCGGCTGTTTCTTGATTGCCATTGTTGGTGCTACAGCCTGTTACTAACAACATAGCGCTAGCAAGTGCACTAACGCCTAAAGTAGTGATTTTTTTCATAAAGTACTCTCTAATTGTAAGAATAGTGGCGAGATGTCACATTCCTCTATAATAACAAATCTTAGTTTTGGGAACCACGCTTTGCACGAAATTATCGGGTCAATGTATAGTCTATGTTAATATCTTCTATCATAATAACAAGTTATCACACAAATATAGTAACAGGTAAAGCTTTCTGTCTTTAAATCCATCAATACATCAGCTAAGCTGAATTAGTTAAGGAGATAAGTAACCGAGCGTTAATTTTTATCAAAAATAAGCAGATATCGATAGCGAAGTCACTGTAATATAAATAAGAGATACTGCTGATAATAGTTTATGCTCAAAAACGATAATATCTCTATATAACTGATTCTAAAAATACTATTTATGACAACCATCTGTATGTCTTGCTCACTAATCGCTGTATGAACATTGTTTTTGGCGAGTTATATAAGATGCTTCAAGGAGGATAAGATGAACCCAATGTATACATCTTTTAACGGCTATCTCGGTGGACCTATCGGTTCCATCATTGGTGCTATTTTGATATTCGTTATTGGTTGGCTAGTAGCCCTTGGTATCGCAGCACTGGTACGCGGCGTACTCTCTAAAGTTAATCTCAATCAGCGTATGAACTCTTCAACTGGTAAGACCTACGACCTTGAAGGTATCATCTCCAAAATTGTTTTCTGGTTTATTTTCATCATTGCTATCTCAGGTGCACTTAGCCAATTAAACTTAAACTCTATCTCAGCACCATTCGCAAATATGGTTAATCAAGTATTGGCATTTATCCCTAATCTTATCGGCGCTATCGCACTTGGTGTGATTGGTTGGGTCGTGGCTACTGTTGCACGCACAGCGATCAACGCTGCACTCGCAAAAACCTCTATGGATGAGCGTTTAAGTGCACAAGCTGGTGTAAAACCAATGAGCAGTACGATTGCTGATATGGTTTACTGGTTCATCTTATTGGTTGTGTTGACCATGGTACTTGGTCAATTAGAGCTTGATGGTTTGTTTGCACCACTGACTAATATGGTCGACAAAATCTTTAGCTTCATCCCTAATATCTTGATTGCTGGTGTGGTCTTCGTCGTTGGTTATATCATTGCCAAAGTCGTACGCGGCATCGTAACCAACCTTGTTTCTACTTTTAATGTACAAGAATTGGCGTCAAAAGCAGGTTTAAGTGAGCAAAACAGCTTACCTAACATTGCAGGTTCATTAGCATTTCTTGTGGTTATCATTCCAACCATTATTGCTGCTTTAAACGCATTGAAAATCGAAGTAATTGCTCGCCCTGCGACCAATATGCTTAACAAAATCATGGAAGCATTGCCAAACATCTTTATGGCAGTCGCTATCCTAGTAGTAACTTTCTATGTTGTACGTATGGTTGCCAACATCATTAAAGGTTTGATCGAGAACACTCAAATCAATCAATTGCCTGCGAAAGTTGGTCTACAAGAAACCATGGGTGATAAGAAAATCTCTGACCTAGTTGGTTATGCGATTATCTTCTTCGCTATGCTATTTGCCGCTATCGCAGCTGCTGACTTGTTAGGTTTCGAGCCTATCTCAGCTATTATTACGATGTTTATCGCATTCGGTGCAAACATCATCCTAGGCGCAATTATCCTATTTATCGGATTCTGGCTTGCCAATATCATTGCAGGTGTGGTTGAACGTTCTGAGCAAGGTTCACAATTCCTAGCAAACATCGTACGTGTATTAATCATGGGCCTAGTATTAGCAATGGGTCTAAAAGCGATGGGTATTGCCGATTCAATCGTTAACTTAGCATTTGGTCTAACACTAGGTGCGGTAGCCGTTGCCTTTGCTCTATCATTTGGTCTTGGTGGTCAAGAAGCTGCAGCTCGCTTCCTACGTAAAATGCAGGACAAGATGGACCATGAACGTACTGAAGCGAAAGCAAAATCTGCGCTACAGCCAAGTTCATCAACTCAAGAAAAGGTTGCTGATTCAGTTCGTGAAAACACGCCATCTGCTGCTAGTACACCTACCACTGATTTACGTACCGATGTAGTTGATACACCACGTGTTGATACTAATGACATCTACAACAGTGATGACGTACTTCCTGGTAGCGGTCTCAATGACGATATCAATAAATAAGTATTTTTGATTGTTTAATTTAGATACGAAAAAGACAGCCTAGGCTGTCTTTTTTTATGTCAGTAAATATATTAATAAATCCATGGTTCTTCTTATTAATAAACGGGTAGAAAGCTAACTACGTCTATCTACTGCTTATCTTTTCGCGCTGGAATTGTTAAGCTCATCTGTACTTGAGGCAATTTTTCTTTTTGCGCCTTCACAGGTTTACTATCTTCTACGCTACTAGCAGGTGTCGTACTTTTCTTATCTAATTCTTGTTGTTTTAGTTTCTGCATTTGCTTAGTAAGTTGGCGCTCCCTTTGAGTCATTGCATCAACTGGCTGAATCCACAAATCAATATCGAAAAAATTCTCATTATTCTCAGTGATAAAGTCGATACCAAGCACAACTACATGATGTAGTTCAATAATTGGCAAACGTGTGGCAATGTCCTGTGCAATCTTTGCTAGCTTTGGTTGGACAGCGGCTTTGCTATTAGGACCCTTTGACTCCTGACCATAAAAAACCAGCACATAATGACGGCCCAAACTTTCATAAGAATGTTGATGTACGACGTAGCCATCTTTTTGCAGTGCTGCGCTTTGTTTAGGGTGTCTATATAGCGTACGAATAAGCTCGTGACGTGAAAACAAAGACTCATCTAGTAGTTGTTGTTGCCAGTGAGCTAGCGGTGTTTCTGTCTGTTCGTCATTATTAGTTACGTGCTTTTTACCATACGTATCTATCATCTGCATACTTAGCTGAGACCATATCGTGGCCGCTTGTATCATATGCTGATGGTACATCTGAGCAGTTGAACTTTGGTTCTTGTAGGCAAGCGTGATGGCGACCAATGCTGAGTTAGGTTCGTCTTGTACTTCATTTTTGATGAGCGCATTATCAACTACAATAGCAGGAGCAAACAGGTCTGGGCTTCGTAAGAAGCGCTCAACCAAAGCGTCTTCCGATTCAAAACTTGGGATATGGTTTACGGCCGATTGCTGCAGCTGCTCCAGATGATAAGCTAAGAAACGCCATAATTCACATGGGGTGCGTACTGCTGCTGCTATCGAATACCAGTCATCCCAGCTAAAGACTTGCAGCTGCTGCATGCTTTCGCTCATGTCGACAACCAAGTCTTCTAAAAAATAACGAACCCCAAAATTGTGTTTAAGTCGTTGTAGAGCACTGTTTAAATTATTTGCACTGTCATTGTTATCATCTTGATTAAGACTGCTACTTCCTCCGACAAGCTGAATGTCAAAAATCATAGCTTCATAACCAGCTAAGGCATTTTCTTCATTTTGAGACGATAATGACTTGTACCATGTAAGTGCTGACTTTACCGCAGTCATACGTACAGCCTTAATATCAACTGATTCTGTATCATAGGGTAGATATAGTGTCAGCTCCAATAGCTGCAGCTTGCCAAGTGGCAACTGATACTGGTAGTGACGAGCGATATACTGAGCATTGTACTCATGTTCAATCGTATGCATACCTGCTAGAGTCACTGCCATAGCATCTGCTTGTAAATAACTGACTAGCTCCGTCGTCAGATAGCCCCAGTCGGGCATAGTAGTAATCGAATGGGACACAAGTTCCAACCTTCTATTATCGTATGATGAATATTGCACATGCCAGCTCGTAATAAAAACATGATTATCGCGTATTACAAATATTTGAATGATGCAAAATTATGCTACATAAGCACTATCAGAGACAGTCGCTTTCAAAGCGATCACTTGTTATGATGATATCAAAGCAGTATTGCTTGCGTGCAAGTTTATGGATGACAAACTGTACTTAGTTGTATTTATCGAAACCGTAGTCATTGAAATGTTAATCATCGAATTTTTAATGACTATTATATAATAATAAGGATTAAACATTATGAAGCGTTTTAAAGAAAAGACCGTCGTTGTAACGGGTGCAGGTTCTGGTATTGGCCGTGCAACTGCCATTCGCTTTGCTGAGGAAGGCGCTAGTGTGGTTCTAGTAGGACGTACGGCAGCAACACTAGAAGAAACTGCCAAAGAGTTGCCGCAAGATCGTACCTGGATTCATACCGATAATTATCTCATTATTACATGCGACATCAGTGTCCAAAGCCAAGTACAAGAGATGGTTGAGCGCGCTATCGACAAATTCGGCAAGATTGATATCTTGGTAAACAATGCTGGCAAAGCAACTCAAGGTAAGATCACAGAATTATCTGCTGATGATTGGCGCTCTGCTATCGATGTGAATCTAAATGGGACTTTTTACGTCTCTCAAGCGGCTATGCCTCACTTAATTGCATCAAAGGGTAATATCGTCAATATCTCATCGCTCTCAGGTGTAGGTGGTGACTGGAACATGGCTGCCTACAATGCCGCTAAAGCGGGTGTGACCAATTTGACCCGCACATTGGCATTGGATCATGGTTCAGATGGTGTTCGCGTCAATGCGGTTAATCCAAGCGTCACCAAAACCGATATGACTACGGCTATCCAAGACAATGAATCTAAGACGGATAAATTCTTAGCTCGCTGTCCGCTTGGACGTTTGGCAACCCCAGAAGATATCGCCGCTGCCATTACCTTCTTAGCAAGTGATGATGCTTCTATGATTACTGGTGTCAATCTACCTGTAGACGGCGGTGTTAGTGCCTCTAACGGCCAACCACAGTTCTAAATTGTTAAGCTGATAGACATCCAAATATTATTCAAAAAAAGCCCCTGATATGATCATATCAGGGGCTTTTTCAACATCAATTATCAGAACTTAGTCGTAGGTGGCTGTTAGCCTGCGTACCCGCAATA includes the following:
- a CDS encoding patatin-like phospholipase family protein — translated: MLISILPRQFRHNLIRHNLKLLRLSLIPILGFYISACSILPSTTPATPEPVIKVPTVALVLGGGGAKGFAHVGVIKALEENGIKPTLVVGTSVGSLIGSLYASGYTPAQLEQLALTTTDSQLTDFTLSNQGFIEGIKLKNFINNKVNARAIEDFPIAFAAIAAEKHTLKKTVFTTGDAGLAVQASCSVPNIFIAPRIPEKVGKKYIDGGVVSLVPVDSAYDLGADIVIAVDVTGVQGSDSTNNLIPTMNSLSDFWGFLETNILATNLTANRSASNQSERDRADIVITPNVSRNSSIDTKQRRSLIQAGAQATTPQINAIKQLIQEKSSSKYATL
- a CDS encoding SDR family NAD(P)-dependent oxidoreductase, with the translated sequence MKRFKEKTVVVTGAGSGIGRATAIRFAEEGASVVLVGRTAATLEETAKELPQDRTWIHTDNYLIITCDISVQSQVQEMVERAIDKFGKIDILVNNAGKATQGKITELSADDWRSAIDVNLNGTFYVSQAAMPHLIASKGNIVNISSLSGVGGDWNMAAYNAAKAGVTNLTRTLALDHGSDGVRVNAVNPSVTKTDMTTAIQDNESKTDKFLARCPLGRLATPEDIAAAITFLASDDASMITGVNLPVDGGVSASNGQPQF
- the argA gene encoding amino-acid N-acetyltransferase, which translates into the protein MTTSSMPQINPEYVHWFRNSAPYINTHRGKTFVIMFGGEAVNHANFSTLIHDFALLHSLGIKLVLVHGARPQIEKNLKDANIESPLHQDIRITPRAAMPSILQAVGAIRLQIEAQLSMGLANSPMYGSRIDAISGNFVTARPYGIREGIDYQMTGEVRSIDVEAIKNNLLHDHIVVLGSMGYSATGEVFNLLAEDVALSAAVALGADKLIFLGEEAGINDDDRLLREMIPNEVDRFLRDRDLNCEINYFLNCASLACRQGVHRTHIISYAKNGALLEELFTRDGSGTLISHDPYEEIRRANIDDVVGLIELLSPLEEQGILVSRSRERLEQEIDNYSVIERDGMILGCAALHTLDSESAEVACVAVRPEYRSGSRGADLLAFLEQQARSHGLYKLFVLTTRTAHWFVEQGFAEVEASALPEARLEKYHNGRNSKVFQKNL
- the recG gene encoding ATP-dependent DNA helicase RecG — protein: MPISESHASANSLDHFRSDIPLSALDMPVSALAGVGVKVAEQLAQLNIKRIFDLLLHLPRDYEDRSRLVSIADVEHGQSALITGHIVHVDTKRSGMTVTVDDDTGTISLRFFKVYRGLVQTMNLGTRLQLFGEVKVSRYGKQIHHPEYQVITDNTVMTDTGLQPIYPTVKGLHQNKLRTLIKLALQTVRSQGLPMTLFTAEDFAVVSDLPLVPFEPSKSTVSEAEYTEDIFSTLARSVPDNAIGNSVYKPNPSTYQADNDIHNVAASIAQHNVYNLTIFEALVLLHTPPTYTSASQQYKLFTQLSARTHAACQRLIIEELTAHQLSLLYRRQQLHQHKAPKCTTNSPLADKLFSALPFDLTGAQKRVMKDITADMATSIPMLRLVQGDVGAGKTLVAAGAAGYALDSGWQVAVMAPTEILAEQHLLNFKQWFEPLGIGVGWLAGKQTAKQRREALEAVAENTVQVVVGTHALFQEQVQFAKLGLVIIDEQHRFGVEQRMALTNKGVANSTPHQLIMTATPIPRTLAMSVYGDMDTSIIDELPPGRTPITTVTIDRNRRDEVIERIAINCEAGRQAYWVCSLVEASSVLDAQAAEATYEDLNERLDIRIGLVHGKMKSADKQAIMQEFKAGNLDLLIATTVIEVGVDVPNASLMVIENAERLGLSQLHQLRGRVGRGSTKSFCVLLYQKPLSETGTERLNVLRDSTDGFVIAQKDLELRGPGELLGKRQTGNVGYYLADLIRDEQLFAIAQRLAKHLIADPARKADVSQLIHRWMPEASRYTNA
- a CDS encoding FKBP-type peptidyl-prolyl cis-trans isomerase: MKKITTLGVSALASAMLLVTGCSTNNGNQETAAQSVSITEQSSASEKVGYSLGFMMAEGNKDAVKDLDLNTFEKGFRDGYEGNESALTQEQMQQVLMDYQKEQEEQFVKDMETKATENKAAGTAFLAENAKKEGVKQTESGLQYKVIKAGTGKSPKATDVVEVNYEGKLLDGTVFDSSYERGEPIEFPLNQVIAGWTEGLQLMKEGGKYEFYIPSDIAYGEAGNAGIEPNSTLIFTVELLKVK
- a CDS encoding mechanosensitive ion channel; amino-acid sequence: MNPMYTSFNGYLGGPIGSIIGAILIFVIGWLVALGIAALVRGVLSKVNLNQRMNSSTGKTYDLEGIISKIVFWFIFIIAISGALSQLNLNSISAPFANMVNQVLAFIPNLIGAIALGVIGWVVATVARTAINAALAKTSMDERLSAQAGVKPMSSTIADMVYWFILLVVLTMVLGQLELDGLFAPLTNMVDKIFSFIPNILIAGVVFVVGYIIAKVVRGIVTNLVSTFNVQELASKAGLSEQNSLPNIAGSLAFLVVIIPTIIAALNALKIEVIARPATNMLNKIMEALPNIFMAVAILVVTFYVVRMVANIIKGLIENTQINQLPAKVGLQETMGDKKISDLVGYAIIFFAMLFAAIAAADLLGFEPISAIITMFIAFGANIILGAIILFIGFWLANIIAGVVERSEQGSQFLANIVRVLIMGLVLAMGLKAMGIADSIVNLAFGLTLGAVAVAFALSFGLGGQEAAARFLRKMQDKMDHERTEAKAKSALQPSSSTQEKVADSVRENTPSAASTPTTDLRTDVVDTPRVDTNDIYNSDDVLPGSGLNDDINK